The Psychrosphaera ytuae genome includes a region encoding these proteins:
- a CDS encoding lysoplasmalogenase, with protein sequence MKNKLFHLIFLTLSLSYLALIGQGDYPLHYVHKALPIITLLAWAWCSLSSSPSSRQLRNIVIGALFFSALGDVFLALSIEHSFVLGLSAFLTAHVFYIVGFWHLRKASLTTQGPELQPREHEANLKGSRLDSRKLLIYATLIYFIGMLLVVLPKTGDLMIPVVVYMAVILAMAIMAMYVSQPQLSSSLKLQSPQLNLGLVAGALVFVFSDSVIAINKFVTPVPFEGLVIMVSYYLAQWLLVTSILRHAKLNVADS encoded by the coding sequence ATGAAGAACAAATTATTTCACCTGATATTTTTAACGTTATCCCTAAGCTATTTGGCTCTCATTGGGCAGGGTGACTATCCACTGCATTATGTTCATAAAGCACTGCCAATTATCACTTTGTTAGCTTGGGCTTGGTGCTCCCTTTCCTCGTCGCCATCATCACGACAGCTCAGAAACATAGTAATAGGTGCTTTGTTTTTTTCGGCTTTAGGAGATGTATTTTTGGCACTGTCGATTGAGCATAGTTTTGTGTTGGGGTTAAGTGCTTTTTTGACTGCTCATGTGTTTTATATTGTGGGGTTTTGGCATTTGAGGAAAGCCAGTCTCACCACTCAAGGTCCAGAGCTTCAGCCTCGAGAGCACGAAGCAAACTTAAAGGGCTCGAGGTTGGATTCTAGAAAGCTATTGATATACGCAACGCTCATTTATTTTATTGGAATGTTGCTGGTGGTACTTCCTAAAACGGGTGACTTGATGATACCGGTTGTGGTGTATATGGCTGTGATATTGGCAATGGCTATTATGGCAATGTATGTGTCACAACCTCAGCTATCATCATCTCTTAAGCTTCAATCGCCACAACTGAACTTGGGATTGGTAGCGGGTGCACTGGTGTTTGTTTTTTCTGACAGTGTGATTGCCATAAACAAATTTGTGACACCCGTTCCCTTTGAGGGCCTAGTGATTATGGTAAGTTATTATCTCGCTCAATGGCTATTAGTCACCTCAATCCTGCGACACGCGAAACTCAACGTCGCCGATTCTTAA
- a CDS encoding DUF4153 domain-containing protein: protein MDKDFAIPRPLIIILAIFQGITLTLLYQSVEQQVWPGTDSVWLTALITFAISFPLLTYLCVNQGNIKKTLLCVLPFSLLLSLLGAYVGLQQQPSGFFNNGLVLFSFAVTSLIASFKALMYFQHFTSQGTELTQQRELTQISYSSLFTRSWRNFIVFAECVLFVGIFWIILHLGASLFAVLEINIFRELLQESWFVIPTLNLAFGFAIIVFRNITHTADTIATILQTLIKFLLPALTLVSLGFLATLPFTGLTALWETGSGSLLVMWLQALTLFFLNAVYQNESHQRPYPNWLHRLIYLGVALLPIYSVISAYGLWLRIDQYGWTVDRCWAFLVWGLLACFCSGYLFGIIKKRDAWLETLSTVNVRMGLVVLLSVLLVNSPLVNFQRLSADSQISRLNQNLVTIEDFDFYYFDRSLGRQGYLAMQALKTELGDSAPEHVAIIDRMYTERHNTANPLNIDEFKTIISYWPNQASFEEKLDDPDALLEAVYDSETDSEWKSYRGNSYYFLTQDLNDDGQVEFIVITEKNHHTSANLWLKENDEWTSRYMTSFNPNKENFLKTDLEKNKIEIVKPKWNKLRIGDVEFRVSQD, encoded by the coding sequence ATGGATAAAGATTTTGCAATCCCCAGACCCCTAATCATAATTCTTGCGATTTTTCAGGGCATAACACTAACCCTGCTATATCAAAGTGTCGAACAACAAGTTTGGCCGGGTACAGACTCTGTATGGCTTACTGCTTTGATTACCTTTGCCATTAGTTTCCCACTATTAACCTATTTATGTGTTAACCAGGGCAATATTAAAAAAACCTTGCTTTGCGTCCTGCCCTTCTCGCTTTTGTTGTCTCTGTTAGGCGCCTATGTCGGCTTACAACAGCAGCCATCAGGCTTTTTTAACAACGGCTTAGTGCTGTTTTCTTTTGCCGTTACTTCTCTGATCGCTTCGTTTAAAGCATTGATGTATTTTCAGCATTTTACCAGTCAAGGGACTGAGTTAACGCAACAGCGCGAATTAACCCAAATCAGTTACAGCAGTCTGTTTACGCGCTCTTGGCGCAACTTTATTGTATTTGCCGAGTGCGTGTTGTTTGTTGGTATATTCTGGATTATTTTGCACCTTGGAGCATCTCTATTCGCGGTACTTGAAATCAATATATTCAGAGAGCTTTTGCAAGAGAGTTGGTTTGTCATCCCAACCCTCAATCTAGCCTTTGGATTTGCCATTATCGTATTTCGCAATATCACCCACACCGCAGACACCATAGCCACAATTTTACAAACACTGATTAAATTTTTGTTACCTGCATTGACGTTAGTCTCGTTGGGCTTTTTAGCTACTCTGCCTTTTACTGGCTTGACGGCATTGTGGGAGACCGGTTCGGGAAGCTTGCTGGTTATGTGGTTACAAGCGCTAACTTTGTTTTTCTTAAACGCGGTCTATCAAAATGAATCCCACCAGCGCCCTTACCCTAATTGGCTACATAGGCTAATTTATCTGGGCGTGGCATTGCTACCAATTTATAGCGTTATTTCTGCTTATGGTCTGTGGCTGCGTATTGATCAATACGGATGGACAGTTGATCGCTGCTGGGCCTTTTTAGTGTGGGGATTGTTGGCATGTTTTTGCTCCGGTTATTTATTTGGGATCATCAAAAAACGTGATGCTTGGCTAGAAACCTTAAGTACTGTCAATGTCCGCATGGGCTTGGTGGTTTTGTTGAGTGTGCTGCTGGTAAATTCACCGCTAGTAAATTTCCAGCGACTCTCTGCCGATAGTCAAATTTCAAGACTCAATCAGAACCTTGTCACTATTGAAGATTTCGATTTTTATTATTTTGATCGTTCTCTTGGCCGACAAGGCTACCTTGCAATGCAAGCGTTAAAAACTGAGCTGGGAGATTCAGCTCCAGAACACGTAGCGATCATTGACCGCATGTATACCGAAAGACACAACACAGCCAATCCGCTAAACATTGACGAGTTTAAAACCATCATCAGTTACTGGCCAAACCAAGCTTCTTTTGAAGAGAAGCTCGACGACCCCGACGCACTGTTGGAAGCTGTTTATGACAGCGAAACTGACTCAGAGTGGAAAAGTTATCGTGGTAATTCCTATTACTTCTTAACTCAAGATCTAAATGATGACGGCCAGGTAGAGTTCATCGTTATTACCGAAAAGAACCACCACACCTCAGCCAATCTATGGTTGAAAGAGAACGACGAATGGACCAGTCGTTACATGACGTCATTTAATCCAAACAAAGAGAACTTTTTAAAAACTGACCTTGAGAAAAACAAAATTGAAATCGTAAAACCTAAGTGGAATAAGTTAAGAATCGGCGACGTTGAGTTTCGCGTGTCGCAGGATTGA